The Tolypothrix sp. PCC 7712 region AAATTCGAGCGATCGAACTAGCGAAGCATGATTAAATCTCTTGCAGATTTAATATGCGTGCCCACTGCCAATATTTGGTAAGAGCGACCGTAGTTGTAAAAAGCTTGTTAAACTTGCACGGAATAATTTCGCCCAAACGCCAAATTAAATCTAGCTGATGTAATTACGAATTACGAATTACGAATTCTGAGCTTTATTCCGCGCCCCAATTTGTGAAGCATACACACTCTATCCGGAAACGGAATACAGGTTCAATTCCTGTCGCTCCCGCTTATGGGAGCGTAGCCAAAATGGTAAAGGCAACTGTGAAAAACTGCTTTGCTAACTTGTGCGGAATTCCCATTATGCCAATTGTATTAATTTAGTACCAGGACTCAATCACATATATGGAGGTAAATTAAATGATGTACGCAAACTTATGTAGCCTAACAATTCAATCTGCAAACCTATATTTGAATTACATAAGTTATGAGCGAACATCGTTTGAGCGAAATTGTGATTGAGCGTCCTCGACGTGGGACAAGAATTAGTCTTAAAAAGCAGACAGGCTATAAAAAGCAACTAGACAAAATCACCCAAGAAGCAACGGAGGATGGATTATTTAATCATTACTTGATTAAAACTAGATATAAATCTAAGTATCTTTCAGATCATCTTGGCCCCTTGCGTCGGCTGTTACGTTCCAAAGTCGGACAACCTTGGAATGATATTTACAGCGAACTCTGTCAACGATTAGATTCCAATACAATGACAGGACAACACGTTATCGGTCATATATGGGATTACGTTGAACGTCATGTAGAAATCATTGATGGTGTCGTTTATCGGAAGCCTTACCGAGGATATCGAACTTCGTTTGGTTGGGGTTACCGCGATCGCTTCTATATCCATCCTGATACTGGGATTCTTTGTGGAGTCGAGGAAGTACCTCGCAAGCAGTGGTCAAGCAAGCAAGAAACTGACTTTATCATCATTGATGATTATCATGAATACCAAAAACTGAATGATATTTGGTATCTCATTACCTTTGGAAATTTTCCCCAAGAGTCAAATGATGATACAAAGGATAGTTTAAAAGGTTTAGCCCATATTATTTGGCATCGTTATTACAGCATAACATCTTATGCTGTGAGTAAACGACAATGTAACAAGAAAGAGCTTCGAGTTATTTTAAAACTACTTTCTAAACAATAAACTTTTCACTTCGTGCCCTAACCGAAAAAGCTTACATACTAGCCGAATTGGAACAGGCACTTGACTTATAATCAAGCTATTACAGGTACCCTCCGGGAAGCCGCTCAAAGAGCGTCTACAAATCCTGTGTGTGAATCAACAGCTTTTTCAACTTGCACGCAGTGTCTTTATTCATTATCAATTATGAGTTAAATGCAACTCATTGGAGGTTGCCATGTCTGTGAAAACCCTAGAAATTTTAGAACAAATCAAATCTCTAACTCTCAATGAAACTTCTCAACTAGTCAAACAGATTGAAGCAACCTTCAATGTTGATATTTCCACACCGAAGCTGATTCAAATTGATCAACGCGATGAAGATGAGGTTCAATTACAAGTTCAGACGGAATTTGATGTGTTATTGGTATCGGTTCCGCCAGAGAAAAAGATTGCCCTACTCAAGGTCATTCGGACGGTAACTGGCTTGGGACTGAAGGAAGCAAAAGATTTTGTAGACTCTCTTCCTAAAGTCGTGCAGACAGGATTGGATCGAGAAGCAGCCCAAGTCCTCAAGCAACAGCTAGAAGAAACAGGAGCCGTTGTTTCTCTGCAATAGTCTTATCTTTCTTCTTTGCGTCTTTGCGCCTTTGCGTGAGATTCTTTTTTAAATGAACCGCCTTCTCTTCGAGAGGCTTCCGCCAACGCGCAGCGTCTCGAAGAGAAGAACGCCGAGTGCGCCAAGAGAAGAAATAAAGAGTGTCTAACTTTATTATTGGCAGTTGTTGCCGCGCCCCGATCGCAGAAGCATACATAACTCTGATTCAGTTATATACAACGCTTCTACAACTTGCGCGGTAAATTTATCGCCCCGCGTGCAACATCTGCCTCCTTCAATTTTGGATTTTAGATTTTGGATTTTAGATTGCAATCCAAAATTATTTAAGGAGGTTTTTATGAATACTGCAGAACGCGATTTGCGCTTGGAAATGCTCAATAGTTTGCTCACAACACCTCACCGCAAACTTGAGCAAGTCGCAGAAGTGCATAAGTTAATTGTTGAATTAGATCCCTTGTTCTACGGACACCTAGCAGTTTGGTATCAACGCAATGGTGATGTTCGCGACCATAAAGAAGTATTTATTGCTCATCTGTTAACTAGTACTTTAACCGAACACCGAGACGCTGGATTTATGATGCTACAAGAGTTTCCGCCTTATCAGGTGGCTCGTGTAGTGGATTTTATGAAGCAGCAACAAAATAAACTACCTCGTTCAGCACGGACTGCGGTGCGGCGTTACCTCAAAGCCAGGGAAAGCAATCCTGCACTATTTGATCGCGCGGCTTTGCGGGGACGTAAGGCAATGAAGCACTTATATGCTTCGCTACACATTAAGCCTAATGAACGGGCAAATGCGATTCTGTTTCGCGATACTCCCCCAGAAGGTTCTTTAGCCCATGTTTTGAAGCAACTTGCAAAAGCGGAAACTCCCGCCGAACAAGCACAGCTAATTGTGGAATTCAACATTCCCTACACGATCGCAATTGGTGCAATCAAGCAACTAACACCAGTTGTCTTGGTGGCGTTAATCAATAGCATGACTCCCCAGGAAGTAATCAACAGCCTTAAGTCTCTGCAGGCGAAAGGTGCAATGGATCACCCAGAAATCAAGCAGTTGATTGATGCCAAGCTGGAGGAAGCATCTAAGAGTGGACGTGTAGCAGCATTTAAAGCACAGATTGCCGCAGATGTCGCAGATTTAGACGCAGATACCGTTGCGAAGTTGGAAAAAGTCACCAACGAGCAGGTGAAACGGCGTGGTGCGATCGCTCGTCCTACTGCTTTACTTGTAGATAAATCTGGCTCAATGGAGAATGCGATCGCAGTTGGTAAGCAACTTGCTGCCCTGATCTCTGGTATCGCTCAAGCAGAATTGTATGTCTATGCTTTTGATACCATGCCCTATGCTATTACCGCCCAGGGCAAAGAGTTAACCGATTGGGAGCGTGCTTTCCAGCACATCAGGGCAGGTGGTAGCACTAGTATCGGCTGTGCATTAGAAGCAATGCGGAAGAAAAAGCAGGTAGTTGACCAAATTATCTTGGTAACTGATGAAGGTGAAAATGCTACACCTTACTTCAGTGAAGTCTACAAGACCTATTGCCGAGAATTGGCGGTAATCCCCAATGTAGTGATTGTTCGTGTAGGCACTCATTACAACTGGCTGGAGACTCAACTCAAGCAGCAGCAAGCACCTGTAGAAACCTTTACCTTTGCGGGTGATTACTACAGCTTACCGAACCTTGTCCCACTCCTAGCGCGTCCTTCTCGCCTAGATTTGCTAATGGAGATTATGGATCTTCCATTACCTGTACGAGATGATAAGTAATTTCTAAATTATGGTAATGCTTATTATTTATAATAATAAGCATTACCTATTTTAAAGTTTTAAATACTGGGATTTTGTTCAAGCCAAACAACCAAATCAGACATATTTGAAAACTCTAAAAAATCTTCTCCTAAGCTTTCTAATTTCTCAGTAGATAATACTTGGAGACGTTCAATTATTACTGAATCTATTTCACCGAAACGTCTATTTATAAGGCGTAAAGTATATTTTAATGCTTCTTTTTGCTCTCCTCTTTGTTCTCCCTTCTGCAAAATATCTTGATAAATTACTGACTCTTGCATAAGCTCCTCTCGTAACAATTGACGAATAAAATATTTTTCAAACTTTAATCCTGCTAAAATCTCAGTGTAAGCAGCAGTATTTTGTCTTGTCTCTATATCTGGAATTTTAGCAATTTCCTGGGCAATCTGCGATAATAATGCAGCGGGCGAATCGGTTCGCGTTAACGGTGCAAAAGGTAATAACGCTAGATTGCCAAGAAATATTGCCGAATCTTGCTCCCACATCCGTATAACTCGATAACGGTGGGTTGTTACCTCACTAATATACTCCTCAGTAAAGGCAATTTCGTCACTTGTCTCTTGTAGGAAAATTACTACTTGTGTGACAGGTACTTGATATTTACGTGTCAATCTCACGTAATAATCTAGCATTCTTAAAGCAATTGGTGTTTGTGACTTAATAGTAGTTTGAAATTCTAGGTGTAAAATCCGATTTTCTGTTTGTAAAAATGTAACTGAGTCAGCACGTATCGGTTCAATACTCAATTCAGTTTTTAAAATTTCAATTTTTTGTGGTTCTTGATTTAATAACCAACGGGTAAAATCAAGAGGGTACTTTTCTGCGAGGATTTTACAGAGATTATCATATTCTGCCATCTCAAAGATGAGGTTTAGTTTTCTTCATGATTTTATCTTAATATTGCCTTGCAACCAGTTCCATTTATGAGCAATTTTAAGTGGGGCGATCGCACAACTGTAAAATCTCTTTTTTTATCTTTAGCAAGTTTTGTAGTATAGTGTATTATATTAATATCTTGCGTGCCCTAACTCGTGTGAGCCTACATACTAGTACGAGAGGAAGGTAACACTGTGAAATTCAGTGGGCGTGTGTGAACGGGGAGTGCGAAGAACCTGGAAAGTCGGCTTAAAAGTAGCCACCTTTTAAAGAGTGTGTAACAACTCACCAGTGGAGTCCCTCTAGTAACTGAGAACACGCAATGCTCCATCAACTTGCACGCACATTAATTCGTAATTCAATCTATTTTTTTCTCTGTGTTCTCTATGGTTCAAAAATAATTAATCTAACCACAGAGACACAGAGTAATTGATTTTGCAAAAGTATTATCTAGCTTTGTATTATATAAATTAGTATGATTTATGCCTGATATCCGTAAGCTAATCAGTAAAATTGCGGAAGCAGAAGCACGGTTGTCTGCAACTCAATTCCTTGCGCCTTGTGTCAAAGGTGGACGAGTTCGCACAAAGGTAGCGGGAATGGTTTATACCTTCACACCAAAGCCGCGTCAGTTTGCAGGTTGGGGTATATTTCAGCCTGTGGATGCAAAAACAGCAAGGGTTGTGGAATCAGCAGATTTACCCCAAATTGCAGAATACTTGCAACATTTTCCCCAAATTCGACTGCGGTTAGCATACCAACTGCGGGGACAAACTTGGTTAGCATATCCTGTGAATGAAGTTGATATGCGTCAACGGTTGAAGGTGGTAAAGCCGATCGCAGTTCATTTGGTAACTGAGGGTGTGGCTTTTGAGCAAATCATTAGCCGTTGTTATGGACAGTCTTGCTGGTTTGAGGAAATTGATCGCCGTACCGATCCGATGATTGCTGAAACTCTGCAATCTGCGATTAAGGAATTAACTCCGGTTGCGGAATTGCAATTTAAGGGGATGACTCCAGAGATGCGTACAGTGTATGAATTAGCCACTGAGCAAATTGCGGAATTTAGTCAACCCCAACAGGATGAAAAGCGATTGCGTAAAGCTTTACAGCAAGGCGGTGGTGAGTTAAGCCAATTCCAAGATCATGGTGATTACTGGACAGTTAATTGGCGTACTGCGGATGGAATTCGCCATACAAGTGCGATCGCAAAAACAGATTTGACTGTAATTAGTTCTGGTATTTGTTTGAGTGGACGCGATCGCGATTTTGATTTGCAATCCTTAGTGGGTGTCATCGAACAGCAAGACTGGTGAATTAATTACGAATTACGAACTACGAATTACGAATTATGTCCATTTTTTTTCACGAACAGCTTTACCGCAGCAATGCTGTAATGAAAAAGCTGAAGGATTATCCTGTGACTATCTGTGGTGCTGGCGCATTGGGAGCGAACATCACAGAAAACTTAGCTCGGTCTGGTTTTGATAAACTGACTGTGATAGATTGCGATCGCATTGAGGAACGTAATCTTTCCACTCAGCCTTACTACCGTTCCGATGTGGGAGCATTTAAGGCGAAGATTTTGGCGAATAATTTATATCGCGCTATTGGTACAAAAATTGATGGTAAAACCAAGGAGTTGACACCAGCAAATACAAATCAACTCCTCAAAGATAGCCAACTAATTATCGATGCTTTTGATAACAGTATCGCCCGTCAAGCAGTCAAGGATTATGCAGAAAAATTCCATATTCCTTGTCTTCATGTTGGGCTATCAGCCGATTATGCAGAGGTAATTTGGAATGAAGTTTATCGCGTTCCTTCTGATGTGAATGATGATATCTGTGATTATCCCTTGGCGCGCAACTTGGTAATGTTAACCGTTGCAGTGGCTTGTGAAGCCGTGATTTCCTTCATTGCGATCGCACAACAGCGGAATTTTACGATTACCCTCAAGGATATGCAAGTTCAACCGCTATTTCTGTAGATGAGAGCAAGCAAAACCTATGCAGTGAAATCAGGAGAAATAGCTCAATTTTTCCGCCGTTCTTGCCAATCGACATAAAAAAAGAGAATTGCCAGCAACAGATAGCCAATCGCCCAAGGCGCACCTGTTCCAGCGCCAAAATTCACAACTGTATCTGCAACAGTCCAACGATAACTGTGCATTAACCCAACCCAAGAAATAATAGCTGCGATGATAGACTAATAGGCAGCGTAGCGAAACTTGCGTTCAATAATGTAAACTGTAATGCCCGCTAAAATCATCGCAGAAAAAATAAACCCCTGCTCAAGAGCAAAAGCGCCATCAATATATGTATCGCTTAACTTAAACTGCTCAATTAGGGATGGGGTAAAAGGTTTTTCCACCGTACCCAAACCTGCTGCGCGCAGTGCATTCTTGGCGATGAGTGCACCCCAACCAGCAATCCCTGGTAACAAACCAACAACTACAGCAGGTGCATGGTGCGATGGCGTAGCTGTAAAGCTTTGAGCCACAATCACAATCCCAATCCATAATACAATCGCCATCCCCGCTTCCACAGGGACAAAGTAAGCTAGCATCGCTACGGTTCCAGTCAAGCAAAGCAAGCCCATGATGATGCCATTGAGAACTGAGTACCCAATCCTTGCACCTAAAGCTTTCCAGCCTGGATGACCAATATAAATAGTAGTAGGAAAACAGGAACCACAAATAGCAGCCGCCAAAGTTCCAATCCCATTCACCGCCAAACAGGGCGCAGCTGGATAGTTATCACCCGCCGCTTCTGCACTTTCTAAATTCTGGATACTACCAACCAGATTAAATAGCCCCATTGGGAGAATAATGCTGAAATATTCCAAAAAGACTGAACGACTATTCCATAATTCTCCCAACCACAAAGAAGGTAGATAGAGCCTAATTGGTTGTAGAGTAGCAGCAAACTTGGCATGATCCCAACTGACTAAACCAGTTCCCCAAGCCAAAGCAATTCCTAAAATCACAGCCAATAAGCCGCCGGGTATGCCAAATCGCACTCGCCCAAAATAAGTTACCAGAATTACACCCAGAGGTACCAAGCCCACTACAGGATTAGCAAAGGTACGAAAGAGAAAGCCAATAGCAATAAAAGTGATTGCAATCCCACCCAAAGTAGAAAGAAGTGCTGCACGGGGTGCCAACCGACGGAGGCGATCGCCAATTCCAGCCCCAGCAAATTCTATTAACCCAGAACCAAAGCAAGCCACCAAACCCGCTTGCCAAGCTAATTCAGCCGCTTGTTCGCCAGATGCGCCACCAGCAATTGCAGCCAATTTTACAGGCAACATCACCAGAAAAATATAAGCAAAAAGACTAACGGTATTAATTCCATAGGGCAAAGCAGTAATATCATCGCGCTGTTCGCGTTTACCTTGCTCTTTGGCTAACCTGGCATAATAGAAGTTGCCTACAATCAAACTGATTGCTATTCCAGGCAAAATCCGCCCATAAACTAACTCAGCCGGAAAGCCCAGAACTGTTTGGCACAAACTAACAATCAATAAAATTTGAATAAAATTATCCAGCGCCAGCCCAAATAAACCATCAATATCTCTGCGAACGAACCAACGGGGAACTCTGGTTGTAGCGACTTCCATTGTTTTTCTTTTGCTTTGTCAATTTTCTGGTAATGGCCTTGCCGCTTTCAGAATACCAGCAATAGCATTACTGGTGATAGATTATCGATAATTTTCTTTAGCGGCGTTGCTGATTGATGGGATGATTTTTGTCTCACGCAAAGGCGCAAAAGCGCAAAGAATCGACCTTCAGTTTTGTCTAGAAGCCTGAATTCATCCCGCAAATATGCAACGCCTCTTTAGCAATCGATAGTTGACTGCTCTAGTTGTCAAGCCTCAACCCATCAAATGTAGGGTATGTTAGGCGCTATCGATATGCGTCAATCCCCGCAAACGGAGATTTAGCCCGTTCGTCGTTTCAATCCCTCATAGGGATTATTAGAAATTTCAACGGTATCCTTCCATACGCTGTTTTGCTTCACCCACGTTTCAATCCCTCATAGGGATTATTAGAAATTTCAACCTTTTCGTCTTGCGAGAAAAACTGATTGTTGGCTCGTTTCAATCCCTCATAGGGATTATTAGAAATTTCAACGATTGAGTACGCTGTGGAGCTACGACCAAGAGCGAAGTCTTGTTTCAATCCCTCATAGGGATTATTAGAAATTTCAACTTGAGCATAAACCGTTTGGAGGCAGATAGGTGCTGTTTCAATCCCTCATAGGGATTATTAGAAATTTCAACACTGATTAATTGGGTGAGTGTTGCAAACTTCTGCGTTTCAATCCCTCATAGGGATTATTAGAAATTTCAACTCAATGGCACAACTGTCTCAAAGGATAAATTAGCAAGTTTCAATCCCTCATAGGGATTATTAGAAATTTCAACTATAAATACAATGATTGCCACTCTAGAGAAAACTGTTTCAATCCCTCATAGGGATTATTAGAAATTTCAACTCCCGCCAAGCAAAAGCTTAATTTACTTTGTTTATCAGTAAGTTTCAATCCCTCATAGGGATTATTAGAAATTTCAACTAGCCAGCGACAGGCAGCAAGCCCCAGCCCCACAACCAGTTTCAATCCCTCATAGGGATTATTAGAAATTTCAACTTCAATCGCAGGCACTGGTAGTTTAACGTTCAATTACAAACGTTTCAATCCCTCATAGGGATTATTAGAAATTTCAACCCTAAGTGGCTTGCATTGTGTTTGTAAAACTGTTGTTTCAATCCCTCATAGGGATTATTAGAAATTTCAACTTT contains the following coding sequences:
- the rplL gene encoding 50S ribosomal protein L7/L12, coding for MSVKTLEILEQIKSLTLNETSQLVKQIEATFNVDISTPKLIQIDQRDEDEVQLQVQTEFDVLLVSVPPEKKIALLKVIRTVTGLGLKEAKDFVDSLPKVVQTGLDREAAQVLKQQLEETGAVVSLQ
- a CDS encoding vWA domain-containing protein, whose amino-acid sequence is MNTAERDLRLEMLNSLLTTPHRKLEQVAEVHKLIVELDPLFYGHLAVWYQRNGDVRDHKEVFIAHLLTSTLTEHRDAGFMMLQEFPPYQVARVVDFMKQQQNKLPRSARTAVRRYLKARESNPALFDRAALRGRKAMKHLYASLHIKPNERANAILFRDTPPEGSLAHVLKQLAKAETPAEQAQLIVEFNIPYTIAIGAIKQLTPVVLVALINSMTPQEVINSLKSLQAKGAMDHPEIKQLIDAKLEEASKSGRVAAFKAQIAADVADLDADTVAKLEKVTNEQVKRRGAIARPTALLVDKSGSMENAIAVGKQLAALISGIAQAELYVYAFDTMPYAITAQGKELTDWERAFQHIRAGGSTSIGCALEAMRKKKQVVDQIILVTDEGENATPYFSEVYKTYCRELAVIPNVVIVRVGTHYNWLETQLKQQQAPVETFTFAGDYYSLPNLVPLLARPSRLDLLMEIMDLPLPVRDDK
- a CDS encoding DUF4351 domain-containing protein, with amino-acid sequence MAEYDNLCKILAEKYPLDFTRWLLNQEPQKIEILKTELSIEPIRADSVTFLQTENRILHLEFQTTIKSQTPIALRMLDYYVRLTRKYQVPVTQVVIFLQETSDEIAFTEEYISEVTTHRYRVIRMWEQDSAIFLGNLALLPFAPLTRTDSPAALLSQIAQEIAKIPDIETRQNTAAYTEILAGLKFEKYFIRQLLREELMQESVIYQDILQKGEQRGEQKEALKYTLRLINRRFGEIDSVIIERLQVLSTEKLESLGEDFLEFSNMSDLVVWLEQNPSI
- a CDS encoding HesA/MoeB/ThiF family protein; this translates as MSIFFHEQLYRSNAVMKKLKDYPVTICGAGALGANITENLARSGFDKLTVIDCDRIEERNLSTQPYYRSDVGAFKAKILANNLYRAIGTKIDGKTKELTPANTNQLLKDSQLIIDAFDNSIARQAVKDYAEKFHIPCLHVGLSADYAEVIWNEVYRVPSDVNDDICDYPLARNLVMLTVAVACEAVISFIAIAQQRNFTITLKDMQVQPLFL